TCGACTTGGCTCTATTCCGCTATCGACAAGTACCGCGCCGACAGCGATGTGATTGGCGTCCGTTCCCCGGACCACATGGAACATTCCAAGTTCAGGGGCGATGCCCGCTATGCGACTCTGCTCGATGTCATGAGCAGCATGGAACTGTTCTACAAGAAAAACCAGAACCTGTTCGTCTTTGTCGCCAAGAACAAGCATAGCGGAAACAATCGGATTAACTGGCAGAGGACCATCGCGAAAAAGACGCCCTTTATTCAGGGCGATTCGCCAATCTACATGGAGCTGGTGAACGAGAAGAAGGTTTTCGATCGGATTTGTCCCGGAGTACAAAGACGACGATCAGTACGGCGATCCGTATTTTTCGAAGAAAGGCGAGAATACGGAGCCAATCAAGCCCGACGATGAAAACATGTGGGATAAGCGCAACCGTCATTTCCGCAATCGCCTCTTTGACCGCGACACGCTCCTGCTGAAGGTGTACAACAT
Above is a genomic segment from Fibrobacter sp. UWB2 containing:
- a CDS encoding LlaJI family restriction endonuclease, which codes for MIFLFEEFAYSTDYFKEVIGYRGNSDFQSESGFNTKAADTGAKINGVGYCFFNGNPVFVLPKVFLYSNNTRAFGVPIAADGKDIFGKGESPIKNVQRKFLSSLSTWLYSAIDKYRADSDVIGVRSPDHMEHSKFRGDARYATLLDVMSSMELFYKKNQNLFVFVAKNKHSGNNRINWQRTIAKKTPFIQGDSPIYMELVNEKKVFDRICPGVQRRRSVRRSVFFEERREYGANQARR